TTTGCtactcctccttccctctgacTCTTAGCCTGACCCTCCTCTGAGGTCACTCGGCTGAAGGCAGTCACCTCACATGACTCCCTTGACTCAAAGGACTCCCCCCCCAGGTCGCCCAGTTTGATGTACCCACCGCCTCCCGGTACCTCTAAACGAGGACAGCTGAGTCGCCGGGACCGTTCCACCTTCCATTCGGTGGGGGTGGATGGAGTGATGCCCAGGTCGATGGACCTGGAGTAGTCCGTCAGGGCGCTGAGGGACAAGTGAGAACCCATCACCCTGGGGCCAGTGGGGGACGAGGGGAGCAACTGGACCTGGGAGCCCTGAAGTGCCCCCTGGAGGCTAGTACTGCTCTTGTACACCTCTACTGAGTCCTGAGGCAGGAGCATAGCCGTCTGCAAAGTCTCCACCTTGGCCTGGGTGGTGGTTTCTGGAACTCCGTACCCAACCTGGGCTTTGTCTTCCTCGCCAGAGTCGCACAGGGCAGCCCTGCTCCTCCCCGCCTCTGCTTTGGCTGAAGGCCTGCGCTGATGCTGGTTGGCCCGATGGTTGGGTTTGGTCATGGGGAGAGTGAAGGCGTTGACCGAGGAGGCCACTATTGTCCGGGTCTCCCACCGTTTGGGGATGGGAATCGGGCTGCTCTGCTGGCCGGCCCCGCTGTGTCTGGAAATAGTGTAGACTGTGTCGGTGAACGTCTGCCTCTCTAGAGATGAGACCCTCGACCTTGTCAGGGAGTGGCATCTGGAGGGGCCCAGGCTGCCCTCGTCCGGTGAACCCCCCGAAGGCCAAGTGCCTTTGGCTAGTAGAGCGGCGGTATATGCAGCGCTAGGTTTTCCCTCCAACCCTTTGGACTGCATGTAGTTCACAAAGCCATTGAGCGGCATGTTCTCCTTAGTCCGCAAGCTGTGGATGTCGATGACAGTGGAGTAGATGTCCCTCAGGTTGATGATTTTGGTCTTCTTATCGCGGTTCTCGTGCAGCACCGCATTGGCGCAGATAAACAGGAAGATGCCAATGCCCATGATGAGGGGCCCGATCACCTTCAGCTTGTCCGAGTACAGGTACTTATCCAAGAACTCGGCCAGGAAGCCCATAGAAGGCTCCTCTGAACCTGTGCCGTTGGAACGATTGTTACTGACCAAATCCCCATCCAGGTGAAATCCGTCCTTCGCGTTGTTCATCCAGTTGCCCGTCAGCCCTGACTCCTCCTTTTTGTCGTAAATTATCTGGATTTGGGCTGGCTCCGGGTACAGTGGGCTCTCCCTGGGCCAGTAACCCAGTATGGCTATGGCAATGCCCACCAGTAGGATTAGTATCCCAATGGCCGCCACCACCCCCGAGATGGAGCAGAGATTCAGCTTGCCCTTGACCACCACCACCTCATTCTTCCGCTTCTTCTTGGCTTTCCTCTTGCGCTTGTTCTCTGCACGGCTCTTGGAGCGCAGCGAGTCCTGCCTCCTGTTGATCCGCAACAGGCCTCCGGTGGCGATCATGGTCGGGACTCGGTGGACGGACGGTTCACTCACTCATCCTGAGgccagaaagagagggggaaagagagaggagggagagagagagggggggagggagagagagaggagggggaagagagtgagagataggcAGGGAGAGAAGgtcagagaaagaggagggagagacagagaaagaaaaaagggagaggaagagacagggttAGATAACAGACCTAGATGTGCAATACTGATGATGATACTCAAGCGGTCCATTTTAGTTATTGCACTGCTGAATTTGATATGGTCATAAGCTTGCGATACATTTAGTAACATTTAGAGAAGAGACACTTGAACAAACGCCAACACAAACTACTACGTTCCTATTCAGTGCAATAGAGCGACACCTCTGCTATGCTCTGACTAATTTAGATCATCCCAGTGAAATATGCATGCTAAATTAAGCTCTTTCAGGATGAAGGAGGAGCAAAACAATGAGAACCAATGCAAAGTGAAGCCTGTTTTCCGGAGGCACTTGCTCACTGGGTGACAGCTCGAGACATGTGGGAGTGACGAGATTTCCGCCACAGCACAGGGAGCGGAGTaacacacatgcatgtgcacacacacgcacgctctggggtgaatgcaccaaaatgacagagcggcattgcAGATACGGGATAAGCAGACATTCTGTGGCTTCACAATACAGTGTTTCAAGAACAACAGGGAAATATAGAGCAACACATACATCTTCCCAGTTTGCTCGCCGGCTATAAAGCCTAGTGGAGTGTGAAGAAAGAAAACAACTGGTCGTCCAACGCTGCCACGCCACTTCAATTTCTACACGCCAGGTAGCACCTTTACCAAATACTGCGGTTGACAGCTGCATAGAGTAATGCATCATGAAACCCTACTACAGTGTGCACATTGTGAAAAAGCACCCTATAGAAAACACTGAATACAGGAAGAAGACTGTCCCTTAAAAGTCTACACTGTGTGTAGTGTGCTTACTGGCTCTTGCTATGCACAGCACATCAGGAAAGGATTTGAGACTAAACCTTGGGGGATCCCTGCAGTTGAGTGATAAATCATTGGGCCGGAAAAGCTCTAAAACTCTGAATTAGGTACACCGTCACTATCAATAGCGAAACCAACAGCAATGCCAATACCTATACAATGAGTGGAGCAAGATACCACTGAGCTATCCCCTTGAGCTAAAGGCAGATAACGAAACTAAAAGGAGATGTTTAAAAGCAGTGAATGTCAATGTGCCCGAAAATGTGGTCTAAA
This sequence is a window from Coregonus clupeaformis isolate EN_2021a chromosome 7, ASM2061545v1, whole genome shotgun sequence. Protein-coding genes within it:
- the LOC121568677 gene encoding transmembrane protein 200C-like — protein: MIATGGLLRINRRQDSLRSKSRAENKRKRKAKKKRKNEVVVVKGKLNLCSISGVVAAIGILILLVGIAIAILGYWPRESPLYPEPAQIQIIYDKKEESGLTGNWMNNAKDGFHLDGDLVSNNRSNGTGSEEPSMGFLAEFLDKYLYSDKLKVIGPLIMGIGIFLFICANAVLHENRDKKTKIINLRDIYSTVIDIHSLRTKENMPLNGFVNYMQSKGLEGKPSAAYTAALLAKGTWPSGGSPDEGSLGPSRCHSLTRSRVSSLERQTFTDTVYTISRHSGAGQQSSPIPIPKRWETRTIVASSVNAFTLPMTKPNHRANQHQRRPSAKAEAGRSRAALCDSGEEDKAQVGYGVPETTTQAKVETLQTAMLLPQDSVEVYKSSTSLQGALQGSQVQLLPSSPTGPRVMGSHLSLSALTDYSRSIDLGITPSTPTEWKVERSRRLSCPRLEVPGGGGYIKLGDLGGESFESRESCEVTAFSRVTSEEGQAKSQREGGVANEQEESSPGVPQDRCSRRYSNKEKLLMISQSDSVLDDEEVESTEI